The Pongo pygmaeus isolate AG05252 chromosome 18, NHGRI_mPonPyg2-v2.0_pri, whole genome shotgun sequence DNA window ATTAGCTGCTAGGTCCtgatctgatctctgacaaaacGCCTGCCCGACTGGGGCTGTTGGTCTAGAAAGGAGAGACAACAGGTGAGTTAGAAGACAAACGTGTCAGATACAAGAGGATCTGGTGGGGAAGAGTGCCACAGAACGATCGAAGTGGGGAGAGGTGGGGTGCGGTTTTGTACAAGTAGGTGACCAGCTAGGAGAGGGGATAGGCCAGTGGGAAAGCCCAGGGTGATGACGAGGATTCTGTGGGAGAGGGTCAGAGCTCGTCCGCCTCGAAAGCCGTGGTGGGGACTGGGACTTTGACCCCGGGGGAGTCCATTGCCCTCTGAGAACTTGGGCAGAGGAGAGATGTGTCTGACTAAGGTTCTTCCTGGCTGCTGGGTTGAGGAGACTTTCTGAACACATTTGCCTCACGCCTGGAAGCAGTCCAGCCTCAACTGAATCTGGAAGAAACTTGGTGACGTTGCTGACTTTGCAGCAAAGCATGAGAGTGCCGAAGTCTTGAACCCTCCAGAATTATCTGGTCTTAACCCAGGTCCTGGATATGGTATTGTTACATAATCAGAGTTTCCTGTTGGGTAAAAGTACggctttaggccaggtgcggtggctcacacctgtaatctcagcactttgggaggccgaggagggtgtatcatgaggtcaggagtttgagaccagcctgaccaacgtggtaaaaccccgtctccactaaaaatacaaaaattagccgggcatggtggcacgcacctataatcccagctactcgggacactgaggcagaagaatcacttgaacttgggagacggaggttgcggtgagccgagattgtgccactgtactacagcctggttaacagagtgagagtctgtctcaaaaaaaggaaaaattactgctttaaaaatactttaattatttatgcaaattttaaatatataatgtttatttaaatatataataattgttcattaaaaatatttatttatttatttttagagatgaggtctcactctgtctcccaggctgcagtgcaatggtacaatcatagctcactgcagcctcgaactcctagtctcaagtgacccttctgccttagcctcccaagtagctggaactatagatatgagccaccacacccacctcatctttttttttttttttttttgagatggagttttgctcttgttgctcaggctggagtgcagtggcacaatctcagttcaccacaacctccgcctcccgggttcaagtgattctcctgcctcagcctcttgactagctgggattacgggcatgtgccaccatgcccggctaattttgtattttcagtagagacggggtttctccatgttggtcaggctggtcttaaactcccagcctcaggtggtctgcccacttcagcctcccaaagtgctgagattacaggcatgagccatcgtgcctggcaatctttaaattttctgtagaagctcttgctatgttgcttaggctgcccttgaactcttgacctcaagtgatcctcctgccttggcctccaaagtgctgggatgacaggcatgaatacttttaaaatgctGCTTCAGGCAGCAGTGCAGCAGGTTGGAAGCTACACACGGCACCTGGAAAGATCCCACAGCTCTGTGTGGATGTGGCTGCTGCTCTTCAGGCTGTGGGATGGTTTGGCAATGGAACCAAGCTGGGTTCAGTGCTCACGACGTCTGTTCATGTTCTCTCTCAAGCTTAGAGGTGACTTTAGTTGAGGGAGGCGAGTTAGGAAGTGTGGGGGTGACCGAAACCATGAGGAACAGGGTCAGCCTGAAGGAAGCGGGCTTCCCTCTGGGTCCGGCTGTGCAGTAATGGCCTCTTTTCACCTGTGCAGAAACACACCGAGGAGATCACCAGGATGCGGAATGATTTTGAGAGGCAAGTTCGAGGTCAGTTTCCCATGTGCTCATCGTGTAGGATGGTGCCAGAGACACCCCCCGCCCCATCAGAGAGGAATTTACCTCCAGAGCTTGTTAACTCAGGGAACAAAAACTAGATTAAAACAGTCCAGGCATGCAAGAGGAAGACTGTGGAAGTTTCCAAGGCCAGTGGACCCACTGAGAATCCCAGAACAACCTATTTCCATGTGAGTTTGGGAGGCTGCGATTACCACACACGTTCCCACTCCTAGCTAAAATCAGTAGTTATCAGCAGGTGGTAGCTATTCAGTGCCGTGGGCAGCATTCTTAAAATAGGCTTCTCCATGGCTCCTGGTCTGAGAAGGCTCCAATTTCAGAAGGCTGTCTGTTTTACTAATAAAGGCTGATAGTCTGTGGCTGGATGGCCACACAGGCCTTGGTTACTGCTCACTGGGGTCAGCTGACATTCAGCTGTTGGCACCCCCAATGCAGGGAGCGATTAGCAATGCCTGTCACTGGCAAAGGCAGGCTGACAGTGGTGTGTGTGCTGAGTATGAGCATCAGCAGAAAACACTCAGTCTAAACCTCTTTGTTCTTCTCTTGCAGAGCTTGCTTGCAAAGCTGTTCTGACCACAATGGGTGTTTTGGGCCCCTGTTTACAGGCTCCATGTTCTGTAGCCATAGGGGCACCACGTCTTCCTCTGCTAAGCTGCTGTTTGCTGCTGCCTTTCAGAAATTGAGGCCAAGTATGATAAGAAGATGAAGATGCTGAGGGACGAGCTCGACCTGCGGAGAAAGACTGAGCTCCATGAAGTGGAGGAGAGGAAGAATGGCCAGATCAACACGCTGATGCAGCGCCACGAGGAGGCCTTCACTGACATTAAGAACTACTACAACGACATCACCCTCAACAACCTGGCCCTCATCAACTCCCTCAAGGTGCTGCGtgtggggtgggctggggagACACACTCTGCCTGTCCTAGAATGTGGGCTGCAGACTCCTGGGGATCCAGACCCCAGCTTTCCACCCCAACACACCCAATACTTTTTATAAGATTATTTGACAATGCCCCTTTCATATCCTTAACTGAAATTCCTAAATAATGTAACCTATCTCTACCTATGTTAAAAGCAGTCAGGATATTGCCCTTATCATAGTGCAGAGGGGGAAGTCATAAAGTGTGTTCAGATTTGTAAAAGCTCAGATGGAACTGCAGTGAGGGCCGTGATGTGGCTGGAGTGGATAGGTGACATCGTCACTGCATGCTGGCGGTAACAGGATTTTCTACAGTAGACAACGGCCCTTGGTGGAATCTTGAACAAAGTGTAGTCCCTCAGTCTGCATGGAAGCTGCATTCCCAGAAAACTCAGAATAAGTTGAAGCTGCAGAAATACTGTTTATACATAGAACAGGTCTAGATGCCAGCATGCCTGAGGCTGGCAGGAACCGGTGATGGGCAGGAGAGCACCCAGCTCTCACCATGCAGGCCACAGCCCCTTTGGTTCTGCCTGAGCCCCTGCCGGGCCTGCGCTTGTGCCTGCAGGAGCAGATGGAGGACATGCGGAAGAAGGAGGACCACCTGGAGAGGGAGATGGCAGAGGTGTCTGTGCAGAACAAGCGCCTGGCAGACCCTCTCCAGAAGGCTCGGGAGGAGATGAGCGAGATGCAGAAGCAGCTGGCAAACTACGAGAGGGACAAGCAGATCCTGCTTGTGAGTTTCTCGCTGGATTCCTTTCCCTCCTTGGCACGAGCTTGCCTAGGCTCAGGAGGGAGGAGCATCACAGGGAGGGGCTTGGCCCTTAGGGCAGGAAGGGAGATGGGGGAGGCCTgcatttctcctttctctgccttgTGTTCTCCTGGGGAAAGTAAAGTCTGGGGGTGTTTTGGAGACAAGGCCCTCATCTTCCACTGCGTGCTACCGACCTTCCTTGGTGGGGCTCAGCTGCTTGTGTCCTGGAACCAGGTCTTTCTGGCGATTATTTTTGGCCTTGCCATCTCCCAGGAGCCCGTGTTACTTGGATGACTGCGAATCTTGAATACTTTCTGTCCCCTACTCCCTGTTTTTCCTCCAGTGCACAAAAGCCCGTTTGAAAGTCACGGAGAAGGAGCTGAAAGACCTGCAGTGGGAGCATGAAGTGTTAGAGCAACAATTCACCAAGGTGAGCGGGCACCAGGCTGGCCCTGCAGCAGGGGGTGGGTGTTAGAGCAGGGGTTCACTAAGGTGAGTGGGCACCAGGCTGGCCCTGCAGCGAGGATGGCACCCCTGCTAGCCAGGGACGGGGCTCTCCTTGTGGCCCCTGGACCAGCTTCAGATGCCTTGGCCAGGTTTCTGCATTCTGAAGCTGGAGGCCCTGTTCCCTGTAACTCATTCCGCAACTTCTAAGAGGCAAAAACCTGTGACCTGTTCTGCATGCCTATCCTGCAGAAGGCCTGGGGTCTCACGGGGAACGGATCACACATGACTTTTGTCCCCTTGAGAGCTCACCTCTCAAAGCACATGAGGGAGGCTCTTAAGTGTAAGTGAAAATGAGTCTCCGGCTGCTCAGCGCTGGTCCTCACACTGGCGAGTTTTATCAGCTCCCGTCCAGGTTTCCTGCATGCTCTAGTGTGGATGTGACTTTGTGTGTTATGAACACGGAATCAGGCCATAAGCACAACTTGCTTTTTACTCTCACAGTGTATCAGGCTGCACTTAGGAAGCGGTCTCATCCTTTTCACAGCCACTTGGTGCTGCATTTCGTGAATGTTTGATCATTTAGCTGACTCCCCTCTGTTTCTAATCCTCTGCTGCTATAAGCATTGCTGCCTCAATCCGTTTAAATTTGTCTTTGTGCACTTGTGTGAGATTGCTTCTTAGGAAAGCCAGTtcctagcagtgggattgttgAGTCTGAGGGGTCTGTGTTGAGGATTCTGATCGTCTGTCCAGAGGGCTGCTCTGAGTCACACACCTGCCAGGGTGCGGAGGGGCCGTTGCCATCCTCACCTGCACCAGATCTGACAGGTTTAAACCTTTGCAGAAGTGACTGGGTGGGAAACATCTCATTTTGTGGGCACTTCCAAGATTCGCAGTGAGTGGTAGGGATGCTTGGTCCTATCTCTGTCCCTCAAAGACACTCCTTGCCTCTGTTCAGTTTCAAAGTTCTGGCCAAGGACCAATCCCTGCACCATGGGGCCCTCAAGGCTTTGTCTGTGGTGTGCGTGGCCAGAGCATCTTATCTTGAGCCGCAGTTATGCGTGCTGTTTTGTTCTCTAACCTAATTGAAATTTATGAACACAAACAGTTGTAGTGGGATTCGCCCCTCGTAAACATCCCATCTGTCTGTCAGATCTAGCCCCACCTTCAGAGACACCTCAGGTCCTGCACGATGTGCATTGCTAGGCTGTGCCAACTCTTGGCACCTAAGGGAAGGGCATCTGCAAGGTAGCCAGTGAGATCCTGAGGACTGCTGTGCTAGACAAGGGCCCTTCCTCCTCCCTGTGGGTTTTGAGGTGGACATTATTGGGAAGAGGAGAGCAGAGACGTGCCTGGGTTGGAGCCTTGTtctgtgccatattttcttccatttgaatgTGGTTCCTGACAGTGTCAAAGTTGGTGTCTCTTCCTAGAGAACTGAGCGCTCAAATTTGTCAGCAAAATTTAGAGACCAaggcacttatttatttatttatttatttatttttgagatggagtttcgctcttgttgctcaggctggagtataatggcactatcttggctcactgcaacctccacctcctgggttcaagcgatactcctgccttagcctcccgagtagctgggattacaggcgcctgccaccatgcccagctaacgtttggtatttttgatagagacggggtttcactctgttggccaggctggtctcgaactcctgacctcaggtgatccacccacctcaccctcccaaagtgctgggattacaggcgtgagccaccgcacgctgCTCAGGGTGTTCACTTTTTTATAGTCTTCAACAAagtctagattttttaaaaatgcacaattaATAAGTAGAAGAATTAGGAGGTAAAAAAGAACAGTTTTACTGGCCGGCAGGCAGCTGGCTCCAAGGCTGTGCTCCAGATCCGCCATTTGTGGGGCAGACAGCACATGTGATGCCAGGATCTGGGGCTGGCCAAGGGAGCACATCCTCCAAGGGGCCCCACCTGCAAGCTCGGCCTGCTGGATGCCCTGGATCTCACATCTCACCTGAGCCCACAGCCCTCACTTGGACAAGACTGGCCTCGGCCACCCATGAAGCAGCTTTCAGGGTGGGGCTGCTCCAGCCCTTACCAGGACACTCATGGCTTCCAGAGACACCTTCCTGAGAGAAGGGCTTATGCTGATGTTTTCCTCCTGCCTTCCACTGCGTGGACGGCTCTACAGAGGGCCAGGGCGCAGGCAGTGTGGACAACACAGCGACCCCGGTGCTGTGGGAGTGGGCACTATTGGGAAGCCACCGTCCATAGAAGCAGCGTGTTCCAGGCAGGTGCAGAGGTGGGAGGCAGCATCTTCCCAGTGCGATGTCCCCAGGTGGGGGGCCTCATCGCCCACCCCCAGCGCTGTCCCTACAGGTGCAGCAGGAGCGGGATGAGCTTTATCGGAAGTTCACTGCAGCCATCCAGGAGGTGCAGCAGAAGACAGGCTTCAAGAACCTGGTGCTAGAACGCAAGCTGCAGGCTCTGAGCGCTGCTGTGGAGAAGAAGGAGGTGCAGTTCAACGAGGTCCTGGCTGCCTCTAACCTGGACCCTGCAGCCCTGACGCTGGTGTCCCGCAAGCTTGAGGTAGGCCCTAGACAGGCTCCTGGCCCCAGTGGGCGGCCTCATCCCTGTGGCAAGAGTCTTCAGTTCTGTGCTGCTCCTCCTCGGATGGGCACAGAGACCCCTCGGTCAACCACTGGGGAGGGGTATTCATGGGTTTCCTGTGACCTGAGAACAGAGCGGGGGTGCCGTAGGCATGGATGCCTCACCATCTGCGCCGGCGGCCTCTCCTTTCTGCGCCGGCGgcctctccttcaccttctgcgcCGGCGGCCTCTTCTCATCTCACCTTCTGCGCCGGCGGCCTATCCTTCACCTTCTGCGCCGGCAGCCTCTCATCAGTTCTGCTCAAGTCTCTCTTGGATCTTCTCTTGCCCCTGTGTGACCTCGTGGTGCCTCCTAACCTCTGAGCCTCTGCGCACTCCAGTTCTCAGGCTTGGCTCATCTGAGCACGTAAGGCTCTAGTCATCTGAGTGCAGCCTTAGGGTGGCCGTGGGAGTGGAACAGCCACTCTTGGAATCTCTGTGGACCTGAGCTCCTCTGTTGGTGATAACAGACCCAGACACAGGCCTGGAGGATGGTTGTACTTCCTGAGCTCTCAGCCCAGGGCAGCACCCACATCCTGGGACAGAGATGGCACCGGGAGGCCCTGAGATGGGCTGGTTTAGGGCATGGACAGTTACAGATGGGGTAAGTGCAGGGCCGTGGGAGCCTGGGGACCCCGACCCCACCTTTGCAGGTACTGGGGACATGAAGGCTAAGGAGAGCCCAGAACATTCCCTCGTTCTGTGTCTCAGTGATTTATGGTGCTGCTCTGCTGGGGTGTCCCTGGCATGGGTGAGGGCAGTAAATAAAGCAGATGAGGCCTGGGTCCCCCACAGGGAGAGACAGCATCAGCTGGAGGATCAGGAGGAGGCTGGAGCCTGCGACTGCCTCACAGGTGGTCTCTCACCTGTGTCCAGCTTCTGGACCTGGGACTTGCCTCTGTCCCCTGGACCTGGTAGGGGAAGTCACAGAAGGGACAGAACACAGGGCAAAGGGTCTTTGACTGACACTGGAATCCTGGCCAGCTGAGGCCATCTGCAGCTGCCAGGCCTGTGGCTTCCTCGGGGCCCTGAGTTGGACGACACGTGCCCCTGGCCCAGCAGCTGCCCCTGAGCTTGAAACAGCTGGTCTTGAAGCCTCCACGCAGAGGGAGGCTGGGTTGCCACAGAGATGCAGCCTTCAGGGCCACAGGGTACCCATCTGTCTCTGCTGCTTGTGCTGGACTCGTCCTTCAGTGAAACAGATTCCTGGGACATAGGCTTGAGGCTTCCTCACTGTCTGTGGAAGCATCTTTTATCCTGAGAACTATCACAGATggcatttttgtgtgtttgttttcaagactaagtgttgctctgttgcccaggctggagtgcaatggcgtgatcttggcttgctgcaacctct harbors:
- the GAS8 gene encoding dynein regulatory complex subunit 4 isoform X1, with product MSKEQVEEHVSRIREELDREREERNYFQLERDKIHTFWEITRRQLEEKKAELRNKDREMEEAEERHQVEIKVYKQKVKHLLYEHQNNLTEMKAEGTVVMKLAQKEHRTQEGVLRKDMRALKVELKEQELANEVVVKNLRLKHTEEITRMRNDFERQVREIEAKYDKKMKMLRDELDLRRKTELHEVEERKNGQINTLMQRHEEAFTDIKNYYNDITLNNLALINSLKEQMEDMRKKEDHLEREMAEVSVQNKRLADPLQKAREEMSEMQKQLANYERDKQILLCTKARLKVTEKELKDLQWEHEVLEQQFTKVQQERDELYRKFTAAIQEVQQKTGFKNLVLERKLQALSAAVEKKEVQFNEVLAASNLDPAALTLVSRKLEDVLESKNSTIKDLQYELARVCKAHNDLLRTYEAKLLAFGIPLDNVGFKPLETAVIGQTLGQGPAGLVGTPT
- the GAS8 gene encoding dynein regulatory complex subunit 4 isoform X6 produces the protein MILREIEAKYDKKMKMLRDELDLRRKTELHEVEERKNGQINTLMQRHEEAFTDIKNYYNDITLNNLALINSLKEQMEDMRKKEDHLEREMAEVSVQNKRLADPLQKAREEMSEMQKQLANYERDKQILLCTKARLKVTEKELKDLQWEHEVLEQQFTKVQQERDELYRKFTAAIQEVQQKTGFKNLVLERKLQALSAAVEKKEVQFNEVLAASNLDPAALTLVSRKLEDVLESKNSTIKDLQYELARVCKAHNDLLRTYEAKLLAFGIPLDNVGFKPLETAVIGQTLGQGPAGLVGTPT
- the GAS8 gene encoding dynein regulatory complex subunit 4 isoform X5, with product MEEAEERHQVEIKVYKQKVKHLLYEHQNNLTEMKAEGTVVMKLAQKEHRTQEGVLRKDMRALKVELKEQELANEVVVKNLRLKHTEEITRMRNDFERQVREIEAKYDKKMKMLRDELDLRRKTELHEVEERKNGQINTLMQRHEEAFTDIKNYYNDITLNNLALINSLKEQMEDMRKKEDHLEREMAEVSVQNKRLADPLQKAREEMSEMQKQLANYERDKQILLCTKARLKVTEKELKDLQWEHEVLEQQFTKVQQERDELYRKFTAAIQEVQQKTGFKNLVLERKLQALSAAVEKKEVQFNEVLAASNLDPAALTLVSRKLEDVLESKNSTIKDLQYELARVCKAHNDLLRTYEAKLLAFGIPLDNVGFKPLETAVIGQTLGQGPAGLVGTPT
- the GAS8 gene encoding dynein regulatory complex subunit 4 isoform X7 is translated as MKMLRDELDLRRKTELHEVEERKNGQINTLMQRHEEAFTDIKNYYNDITLNNLALINSLKEQMEDMRKKEDHLEREMAEVSVQNKRLADPLQKAREEMSEMQKQLANYERDKQILLCTKARLKVTEKELKDLQWEHEVLEQQFTKVQQERDELYRKFTAAIQEVQQKTGFKNLVLERKLQALSAAVEKKEVQFNEVLAASNLDPAALTLVSRKLEDVLESKNSTIKDLQYELARVCKAHNDLLRTYEAKLLAFGIPLDNVGFKPLETAVIGQTLGQGPAGLVGTPT
- the GAS8 gene encoding dynein regulatory complex subunit 4 isoform X4; this translates as MSKEQVEEHVSRIREELDREREERNYFQLERDKIHTFWEITRRQLEEKKAELRNKDREMEEAEERHQVEIKVYKQKVKHLLYEHQNNLTEMKAEGTVVMKLAQKEHRTQEGVLRKDMRALKVELKEQELANEVVVKNLRLKHTEEITRMRNDFERQVREIEAKYDKKMKMLRDELDLRRKTELHEVEERKNGQINTLMQRHEEAFTDIKNYYNDITLNNLALINSLKEQMEDMRKKEDHLEREMAEVSVQNKRLADPLQKAREEMSEMQKQLANYERDKQILLCTKARLKVTEKELKDLQWEHEVLEQQFTKVQQERDELYRKFTAAIQEVQQKTGFKNLVLERKLQALSAAVEKKEVQFNEVLAASNLDPAALTLVSRKLEDVLESKNSTIKDLQYELARVCKE
- the GAS8 gene encoding dynein regulatory complex subunit 4 isoform X3, whose protein sequence is MAPKKKGKKGKAKGTPIVDGLAPEDMSKEQVEEHVSRIREELDREREERNYFQLERDKIHTFWEITRRQLEEKKAELRNKDREMEEAEERHQVEIKVYKQKVKHLLYEHQNNLTEMKAEGTVVMKLAQKEHRTQEGVLRKDMRALKVELKEQELANEVVVKNLRLKHTEEITRMRNDFERQVREIEAKYDKKMKMLRDELDLRRKTELHEVEERKNGQINTLMQRHEEAFTDIKNYYNDITLNNLALINSLKEQMEDMRKKEDHLEREMAEVSVQNKRLADPLQKAREEMSEMQKQLANYERDKQILLCTKARLKVTEKELKDLQWEHEVLEQQFTKVQQERDELYRKFTAAIQEVQQKTGFKNLVLERKLQALSAAVEKKEVQFNEVLAASNLDPAALTLVSRKLEDVLESKNSTIKDLQYELARVCKAHNDLLRTYEAKLLAFGIPLDNVGFKPLETAVIGQTLGQGPAGLVGTPT